Below is a window of Humulus lupulus chromosome 9, drHumLupu1.1, whole genome shotgun sequence DNA.
CCCATTGTCCCTGTTAAATTAATTCTTAATTTTAGTTGTCTACTTTGCTTTGTCACAGTTGGCACTCTACATCCTAGTAGCAGGCATTCTTTGCATATACATCAACTACGACTGTGATAGGCAAAGGCAAGAGTTTCGCAGAACAAATGGCAAAGCTTTGGTTTGGGGTAAAGCTCCATCAAAGGTATATGGTTCTCTGAAACTCGTTATTTGGTTCTCATTATACATACAATTTTCTGTATATCTGCTGCTAAATCCTGCATAATTCTTCCCTTTCTGTTTCACAGATAACTGCCACTTACACTACCACAACTGGGGAAACAAAAAGCAGCATTCTTTTAACTTCGGGATGGTACGTTTTCAGGCTCTGCCATGTAAATCTGAACTAactggatttttttttcttcttggttATGAATGCGGGGGGTTCATAACCAAGAAGAAATAT
It encodes the following:
- the LOC133801780 gene encoding 7-dehydrocholesterol reductase-like, whose translation is MYLVNHPVHLGTQLALYILVAGILCIYINYDCDRQRQEFRRTNGKALVWGKAPSKITATYTTTTGETKSSILLTSGCFHS